A window of the Streptomyces albireticuli genome harbors these coding sequences:
- a CDS encoding ABC transporter substrate-binding protein: MNRKTLALPTLAVLLAPVLAACGGSDEAGKGSGAIVIGTTDRFEETTDAPAPFDPAAAYDIGAWNVLHSTFQTLLRLPRSGTSPVADAASTCSFGDRKNEQYRCTLRSGLKFSNGHALTSEDVKFSIDRARAINFENGPVSLLSNIDSVETPSEREVVFHLKSPDATFPQKIATPAAAIVDSETYGKKELGKGFKVVGSGPYTLQTEEKDGRVVKAVFSKNSDYQGSVKLQNDKVEMRFYDDAKSMEKALKDGDIDIMNRTLAPEQLSRMRGASDKGVRLLEAPGQEISFLAFNTDDPSVKNKAVRQAMAQVIDRQALARDGYDRTSDPLYSLVPSGITGHQNSFSNKYGEPSAEKARSILRAANITSPVPLTLTYTDDHYGEATAKAFQTIRKQLNDTGLFSAKIQGVKWADFRPEAAKGKYAVYGMGWFPDFPDPDNFVAPFFGKDNFLRSPYQNTRISSQLIPDSREAAQRDTAAKYFQQAQDIVADEVPVLPLWQGKQYVAVRSNVTGAEWALNSASEMQPWELGRGV; the protein is encoded by the coding sequence ATGAACCGCAAGACGTTGGCGCTGCCGACCCTGGCAGTCCTCCTGGCCCCCGTACTCGCCGCCTGTGGTGGGAGTGACGAGGCGGGGAAGGGCTCCGGCGCCATCGTCATCGGCACCACGGACCGGTTCGAGGAGACGACCGACGCCCCGGCGCCGTTCGACCCGGCCGCCGCGTACGACATCGGCGCCTGGAACGTGCTGCACAGCACCTTCCAGACCCTCCTGCGGCTGCCCCGCTCCGGAACCTCCCCGGTCGCCGACGCGGCGTCCACCTGCTCCTTCGGGGACCGCAAGAACGAGCAGTACCGCTGCACCCTGCGCAGCGGCCTGAAGTTCAGCAACGGGCACGCGCTCACCTCGGAGGACGTGAAGTTCTCCATCGACCGTGCCCGGGCCATCAACTTCGAGAACGGCCCGGTGTCGCTGCTCAGCAACATCGACTCGGTGGAGACCCCGAGCGAGCGCGAGGTCGTCTTCCACCTGAAGTCCCCCGACGCGACCTTCCCGCAGAAGATAGCCACCCCGGCCGCGGCCATCGTGGACAGCGAGACCTACGGGAAGAAGGAGCTCGGCAAGGGCTTCAAGGTCGTCGGCTCCGGCCCGTACACCCTCCAGACGGAGGAGAAGGACGGCCGCGTCGTCAAGGCCGTCTTCTCGAAGAACTCCGACTACCAGGGGTCGGTGAAGCTTCAGAACGACAAGGTCGAGATGCGCTTCTACGACGACGCGAAGTCGATGGAGAAGGCGCTGAAGGACGGCGACATCGACATCATGAACCGCACCCTGGCGCCCGAGCAGCTCAGCCGGATGCGGGGCGCCTCGGACAAGGGCGTCCGCCTGCTGGAGGCGCCGGGCCAGGAGATCAGCTTCCTCGCCTTCAACACCGACGACCCGTCGGTGAAGAACAAGGCCGTGCGCCAGGCCATGGCGCAGGTGATCGACCGCCAGGCGCTGGCCCGCGACGGCTACGACCGGACGAGCGACCCGCTGTACTCGCTGGTGCCCAGCGGCATCACCGGCCACCAGAACTCCTTCTCCAACAAGTACGGGGAGCCGAGCGCCGAGAAGGCCCGCTCCATCCTGCGGGCGGCGAACATCACCTCCCCGGTGCCGCTGACCCTCACGTACACCGACGACCACTACGGTGAGGCCACGGCCAAGGCCTTCCAGACGATCCGGAAGCAGCTCAACGACACCGGGCTGTTCAGTGCCAAGATCCAGGGCGTGAAGTGGGCGGACTTCCGTCCCGAGGCCGCCAAGGGCAAGTACGCCGTCTACGGCATGGGCTGGTTCCCCGACTTCCCGGACCCGGACAACTTCGTCGCCCCGTTCTTCGGCAAGGACAACTTCCTCCGCTCGCCCTACCAGAACACCAGGATCAGCTCGCAGCTGATCCCGGACTCCCGCGAGGCGGCACAGCGCGACACCGCGGCCAAGTACTTCCAGCAGGCCCAGGACATCGTGGCCGACGAGGTGCCCGTGCTGCCTCTGTGGCAGGGCAAGCAGTACGTCGCCGTCCGCAGCAATGTCACCGGCGCCGAGTGGGCGCTCAACTCCGCCTCCGAGATGCAGCCGTGGGAACTGGGCCGCGGCGTGTGA
- a CDS encoding ABC transporter substrate-binding protein, whose product MRKRDQWLAAPLGAGLAAALLTGCGSEDGKAGGTGESVVMGMSDEVVATDPASGYDPGSWILFNNVFQSLMSFPKGGITPQPDAAENCKFQDDISQTYQCKLKDGLKFSNGHDLTSEDVAHSFRRTIKINDKKGPASSLLSSIKDIKTPDKLTVVFHLNRSDATFPQKIASGAGSIVDHEEYPADKLRTDGKAVGSGVYKLDSFDKKEAKFSVNTSYKGAATAVNNRGVTMKFFHGDQAELKSAVQKGSIDLAYRGLPMKDIADLDAAGAKTHLKVVEGTSAEVQHLVFNTKDPVVGKLGVRKAIAYLVDRSALVRDVYKRTAEPLYSIVPSGVTGHKTPFFDAYGDRPQVDKASAALNSAGIKDKVKLTLWATPVRYGPGTVPEFQEIAKQLNKSGLFEADVKSVPLEEYEAGVAAGKYGVYVKGWVPDYPDPDNFTAPFFGEDNVLLNNYESKDITNRILATAAEGSRPATVGDFAKVQTTVAQDLPILPLWQGKQYAVASDRISGLQWTLDASTVFRFWEIAKAAKE is encoded by the coding sequence GTGAGGAAACGTGACCAGTGGCTTGCCGCCCCGCTCGGCGCTGGGCTCGCCGCCGCCCTGCTCACCGGGTGCGGTTCGGAAGACGGCAAGGCGGGCGGCACCGGTGAGTCCGTGGTCATGGGGATGTCCGACGAGGTCGTGGCCACCGACCCGGCCTCCGGCTACGACCCGGGTTCCTGGATCCTGTTCAACAACGTCTTCCAGTCGCTGATGAGCTTCCCCAAGGGGGGCATCACCCCCCAGCCGGACGCCGCCGAGAACTGCAAGTTCCAGGACGACATCAGCCAGACCTATCAGTGCAAGCTGAAGGACGGGCTGAAGTTCAGCAACGGCCACGACCTCACCTCCGAGGACGTCGCCCACTCCTTCCGTCGCACGATCAAGATCAACGACAAGAAGGGTCCGGCGTCCTCCCTGCTGTCCTCCATCAAGGACATCAAGACCCCGGACAAGCTGACGGTCGTCTTCCACCTCAACCGCTCCGACGCCACCTTCCCGCAGAAGATCGCCTCGGGCGCCGGTTCCATCGTGGACCACGAGGAGTACCCGGCGGACAAGCTCCGCACCGACGGCAAGGCCGTCGGCTCGGGTGTCTACAAGCTCGACTCCTTCGACAAGAAGGAGGCCAAGTTCTCGGTCAACACGTCCTACAAGGGCGCGGCCACCGCGGTGAACAACCGCGGCGTCACGATGAAGTTCTTCCACGGCGACCAGGCGGAGCTGAAGTCCGCCGTCCAGAAGGGCTCCATCGACCTCGCCTACCGAGGCCTTCCCATGAAGGACATCGCCGACCTGGACGCCGCGGGCGCCAAGACGCACCTCAAGGTCGTCGAGGGCACCAGCGCCGAGGTCCAGCACCTGGTCTTCAACACCAAGGACCCGGTGGTCGGCAAGCTCGGCGTCCGCAAGGCCATCGCCTACCTGGTGGACCGCAGCGCGCTCGTCCGCGACGTCTACAAGCGCACCGCGGAGCCGCTGTACTCGATCGTCCCGAGCGGCGTCACCGGCCACAAGACCCCGTTCTTCGACGCCTACGGCGACCGCCCCCAGGTCGACAAGGCCTCCGCGGCCCTGAACTCCGCCGGCATCAAGGACAAGGTCAAGCTCACCCTGTGGGCCACCCCGGTCCGTTACGGCCCGGGCACCGTGCCGGAGTTCCAGGAGATAGCCAAGCAGCTCAACAAGAGCGGCCTCTTCGAGGCGGACGTGAAGTCCGTCCCGCTGGAGGAGTACGAGGCGGGCGTGGCCGCCGGCAAGTACGGCGTCTACGTCAAGGGCTGGGTGCCCGACTACCCGGACCCGGACAACTTCACCGCGCCGTTCTTCGGCGAGGACAACGTCCTCCTCAACAACTACGAGTCCAAGGACATCACCAACCGCATCCTGGCCACCGCCGCCGAGGGCAGCCGCCCGGCGACCGTCGGCGACTTCGCCAAGGTGCAGACCACCGTCGCCCAGGACCTGCCCATCCTCCCGCTGTGGCAGGGCAAGCAGTACGCGGTGGCGAGCGACCGGATCTCCGGTCTCCAGTGGACCCTCGACGCCTCGACCGTCTTCCGGTTCTGGGAGATCGCCAAGGCCGCCAAGGAGTAG